From one Henningerozyma blattae CBS 6284 chromosome 1, complete genome genomic stretch:
- the TBLA0A04600 gene encoding SNAP receptor SNC1 (similar to Saccharomyces cerevisiae SNC1 (YAL030W) and SNC2 (YOR327C); ancestral locus Anc_7.67), with protein sequence MSSSVPYDPYVQPESMSNGDKAAALKAEIDDTVGIMRDNINKVAERGERLGSIEDKADNLEVSAQGFKRGANRVRKAMWWKNLKMKMCLIFVIIILLVVIIIPIVIHFT encoded by the exons ATGTCTAGTTCAGTTCCTTATGACCCATATGTCCAACCTGAATCAATGTCCAATGGTGACAAAGCTGCTGCTTTGAAAGCC GAAATTGACGATACTGTTGGTATTATGAGAGATAACATCAACAAAGTAGCAGAACGTGGTGAACGTTTAGGATCTATTGAAGATAAAGCAGACAATTTGGAAGTTTCTGCACAAGGGTTCAAACGTGGTGCTAACCGTGTAAGAAAAGCCATGTGGTggaagaatttaaagatgaaaatgtGTCTTATATTCGTCATTATCATCTTGCTGGTGGTTATCATTATTCCAATTGTCATTCATTTCACTTGA
- the TBLA0A04590 gene encoding uncharacterized protein (similar to Saccharomyces cerevisiae GIP4 (YAL031C); ancestral locus Anc_7.61): protein MTNYILCLLEGPIFNIHPLLRERYNLLCQFKVTKFQKEKLRDFELSFNFKFSKSARDPISFKNNLYDSKLQLKVFHSLKVLINNTTQVYTFYLNKIENAGTVTSISPKTVLLIENSIKEIIESKEMDLSLDLVIDSQNLNDFENHYLQLEVISKFLKCLDKNVLQKIQNNLESIDTFLTDRNIIRNEMNHDIQLDLKLKAYQLYACIIRLYHIWSMVSSIFRQFYYPNRQYFDDPITKLNAKNSFDFKILLENLELICDSNKKSKKLKDLEICLNNLSKLLNGNSIVNNYKNISSIHIQQLKTIYDETVIPNLRKILVEIKLMKRWYMIIHYIQDNEIKNNEKYSNLNEDQILKLLNDKLKKDKIRTSKRLTRTESNHPTLQSAYVLSATSSKINSLPNDSLKLSTSLLNPTSKGKVKHLENRKMINANLNNKRNESVTSNSPESPLRSPLSSPTLKNAKNGNFVLTSSQIIDSNRITQESSKKHLRAIYSKESNQRHFKPTTQSLREDPRPKAYISLSPRSFSMSNIPIQKFQTRENSYYYNEKRKLNEIKSGKTLHNADIQKQTDDSVPRYLPSLVETSAVVGLNISSSTLFSPSSPPIKKVRFATIATVVSGDVNGPVLHTEQLFKDTKEEITS, encoded by the coding sequence ATGactaattatattttatgcTTGTTAGAAGGTccaatctttaatattcaCCCTCTTTTACGTGAAAGGTATAATTTGCTATGCCAATTCAAAGTTACtaaatttcaaaaggaaaaattaaGAGATTTTGAGctatcttttaatttcaaattctcaAAGTCAGCAAGAGATCCTattagttttaaaaataatctaTATGATTctaaattacaattaaaagTCTTTCATTCATTAAAggttttaattaataatacaactCAAGTTTATACCTTTTatctaaataaaattgaaaatgctGGTACAGTTACTTCGATTTCACCAAAAACAGTGTTATTGATAGAAAATTCTatcaaagaaattattgaatcaAAAGAAATGGATCTAAGTTTGGATTTGGTTATTGATAGTCAAAACCtaaatgattttgaaaatcatTACTTACAATTGGAAGTTATATCaaagtttttaaaatgtttaGACAAAAACGTCTTAcagaaaattcaaaacaaTTTAGAGAGTATCGATACATTTTTAACAGATAGAAACATAATTCGAAATGAAATGAATCATGATATCCAATTAGATTTAAAACTAAAAGCTTATCAATTATATGCATGTATCATTCGTTTATATCATATTTGGTCAATGGTCAGTTCAATATTTAgacaattttattatccCAACAGGCAATATTTCGATGAtccaattacaaaattaaatgctaaaaattcttttgatttcaaaatcttattagaaaatttagaaCTAATATGTGACTCAAATAAGaaatctaaaaaattaaaagatttggaAATTTGTTTGAACAATTTATCTAAGCTTCTCAACGGAAACAGTATCGTGAATaactataaaaatatcagcTCTATCCATATACAACAACTTAAGACTATTTATGATGAAACTGTCATCCcaaatttaagaaaaattttagtggaaataaaattaatgaaacgTTGGTATATGATTATACACTATATTcaagataatgaaataaaaaacaatgaAAAGTATTCAAACTTAAACGAagatcaaatattaaagttattgaatgataaattgaaaaaggaTAAGATAAGAACCTCAAAGAGATTAACCAGAACAGAATCAAATCATCCTACTCTTCAATCTGCTTATGTATTATCAGCTACATCTTCAAAGATAAATAGCTTACCGAATGATTCTCTAAAATTATCTACCTCTCTATTAAATCCAACTTCGAAAGGAAAGGTAAAACACTTGGAAAATCGAAAAATGATTAAtgcaaatttaaataataagagAAATGAATCTGTAACTTCTAATTCACCAGAGTCTCCATTGCGGTCCCCATTGTCATCACCTACATTaaaaaatgcaaaaaaTGGTAATTTTGTATTAACTAGTTCTCAGATAATAGATTCAAACAGGATAACTCAAGAATCCAGTAAAAAACATCTAAGAGCAATTTACTCCAAAGAATCTAATCAAAGACATTTCAAGCCAACGACACAGTCACTAAGAGAGGATCCTAGACCAAAAGCCTACATCTCGCTATCCCCTAGATCCTTCTCTATGAGTAATATCcctattcaaaaatttcaaacaaGAGAGAACAGCTACTATTACAAtgagaaaagaaaattaaatgaaattaaatcagGAAAAACTTTGCATAATGCAGATATTCAGAAACAAACTGATGACTCAGTACCAAGATATTTACCATCTTTAGTGGAGACTTCCGCCGTTGTGGGCTTAAACATATCTTCATCCACTCTATTTTCTCCATCTTCTCCaccaattaaaaaagtaagATTTGCAACTATTGCTACCGTTGTTAGTGGCGACGTAAATGGCCCTGTTCTACATACTGAACAATTATTTAAGGACactaaagaagaaataacTTCATGA
- the TBLA0A04610 gene encoding uncharacterized protein (similar to Saccharomyces cerevisiae FRT2 (YAL028W) and FRT1 (YOR324C); ancestral locus Anc_7.69), whose product MDITVNPEKRRLRRTSFHNNNPLNTSSTQPPDTNASGSITSSPPSKEELHLIRTHTFSTLPRLNLNTQLPKINSFVRNGSPEPISPEFHTFIKRQSDNNIMSNSGNVTRVSSFIRTPSDPLSPIHTTSFHKSKSFVVKSPIGSRTNSSTNLASQDSVIFNHSNSRSNLMNLFEKELHLKTLNFQKPPIRHKPQDYKSASTGTFSSMMYSSVPSSPSDNYSVIIDSTTPLHLKGNSIDITNSNIDNSIQQNCPSAIPKHLQEEICRTSSSLSGKSPPRDKYKNCSNVYKDKNQEKIKSVSNSYNKDNKRLVNQFLQSIQSKSELSISSSPTESEENTFPFMNKYYTHEYISNQSTSLSDFLYLGLGTSTKKSMKYQREVSSKKESSPPRVPLLSDMRHMRQETMNSTFSPAFTLSSSTPSSSPSSKSLSSFNSVSKKKTEPIDNNYTNILENYMNIVQGDELATSFNVNELNYLENHIHFQLSTFETLLKHNFGKLALFDEIQLQNNLKDFDMLKFDLKKVRTEIENLYDLVKNKYFTKLDEKFDESDKNSYASKIQEDMDIQVGILNALEARMSYCAEKLSQQRETMRQLDDLLQNESYVDKRHVSHMRKMIYLNKLIDIVTIFLLVYFIYCFFKHFFD is encoded by the coding sequence ATGGATATCACAGTTAATCCTGAAAAACGAAGATTAAGGCGTACTTCCTTCCACAACAATAATCCATTAAATACTTCAAGCACTCAACCGCCTGATACAAATGCTTCTGGCTCCATTACTTCATCCCCTCCAtctaaagaagaattgCATCTAATTAGAACTCATACTTTTTCAACATTACCTagattaaatttgaatactCAATTACCTAAAATAAATTCCTTTGTAAGAAATGGTAGTCCTGAACCTATAAGTCCTGAATTTCATACGTTTATTAAAAGACAGtctgataataatattatgagCAACTCTGGGAATGTAACAAGAGTAAGCTCTTTCATTAGAACTCCTTCTGATCCACTTTCACCTATACATACTACTTCTTTCCATAAAAGTAAATCATTCGTGGTGAAATCACCAATTGGATCCCGTACTAATTCATCTACTAATTTAGCAAGTCAGGATTCTGTCATCTTTaatcattcaaattcaagaaGTAATCTAATGAACTTATTTGAAAAGGAGTTACATTTGAAAACTCTCAATTTCCAAAAACCACCTATTAGACATAAGCCACAAGACTATAAATCTGCATCTACAGGTACTTTTAGTAGTATGATGTATTCTTCTGTTCCATCTTCACCTTCTGATAATTATAGTGTTATCATAGATTCTACCACACCACTTCATTTAAAAGgtaattcaattgatatCACCAATTCTAATATAGATAATAGCATACAACAGAATTGTCCTTCTGCTATTCCAAAACATTTACAAGAGGAAATTTGTAGAACGTCCAGTAGTCTTTCAGGTAAAAGTCCACCACgagataaatataaaaattgttcaaatgtttataaagataaaaatcaagaaaagattaaatcagtttcaaattcatataataaagataataaaagattagTAAACCAATTTTTACAATCAATACAATCGAAATCAGAACTTTCAATCAGTTCAAGTCCAACTGAATCAGAAGAAAATACGTTCCCTTttatgaataaatattatactcatgaatatatatctaatcAAAGTACTTCATTATCGGATTTTTTATACCTAGGTTTGGGTACTTCTACTAAAAAATCTATGAAATATCAAAGGGAAGTTTCTTCCAAGAAAGAATCTTCCCCACCTAGAGTTCCCTTGTTATCTGATATGAGGCATATGCGTCAAGAAACGATGAATTCCACGTTTTCACCAGCATTCACattatcttcttcaacGCCTTCTTCCTCGCCTTCTTCTAAATCtctttcttcatttaattcagtatccaaaaaaaaaactgaaCCAATAGACAATaattatacaaatatattagaGAATTACATGAATATAGTCCAAGGAGATGAACTGGCGACATCTTTTAATGTCAAcgaattaaattatttggaaaatcatattcattttcaacTATCCACTTTTgaaacattattaaaacatAATTTTGGCAAATTGgcattatttgatgaaatCCAATtgcaaaataatttaaaagattttgaCATGCTAAagtttgatttaaaaaaagttagAACAGAAATTGAAAACCTATATGATttagttaaaaataaatacttTACAAAGTTGGACGAAAAATTTGATGAATcagataaaaattcttatGCTTCCAAGATTCAAGAAGATATGGATATCCAGGTTGGCATTTTAAATGCCTTAGAAGCAAGAATGTCTTACTGTgctgaaaaattatctcAGCAGAGAGAAACAATGCGCCAATTAGATGATTTATTGCAAAACGAATCATATGTTGATAAACGTCATGTTAGCCATATgagaaaaatgatatatttgaataaattgattgatATAGTGACTATTTTTCTATTggtttattttatatattgttttttcaaacatttttttgactaa
- the ALA1 gene encoding alanine--tRNA ligase (similar to Saccharomyces cerevisiae ALA1 (YOR335C); ancestral locus Anc_7.58) — MTIGDKQKWTAENVRSTFLDYFKSNNHTFVPSSPVVPFDDPTLLFANAGMNQYKPIFLGTVDPSSDFYSLKRAYNSQKCIRAGGKHNDLEDVGRDSYHHTFFEMLGNWSFGDYFKEGAITFAWNLLTKVYSIPSERLYVTYFEGDASQGLEPDLEAKQLWLNAGVPEDHILPGDTHDNFWEMGEQGPCGPCSEIHYDRIGGRNASSLVNQDDPDVLEIWNLVFMQFNRESDHSLKKLPACHVDTGMGFERLVSVLQDVRSNYDTDVFQPLFTRIQEICNVRPYSGKFGAEDKDGIDTAYRVLADHVRTLTFSITDGGVPNNEGRGYVLRRILRRGARYARKYMNYPIGNFFSTLAPTLIGQVKVIFPEVTKDPSFLYEILDEEEASFAKTLDRGEKLFEKYVEAAAQSGTKVLDGKQVWRLYDTYGFPVDLTELMAEEHGLKIDGPGFEKAKQESYEASKRGGKKEADNLIKLNVHTLSQLNEAKVPKTDDSAKYGNKDIESTILKIFDGSEFVTEIKEIGKSYGIILDKTCFYAEQGGQEYDTGKLVIDGSSEFNVENVQLYNGFVFHTGILADGSLSVGDKIIASFDELRRFPIKNNHTGTHILNFALKETLGGEVDQKGSLVAPEKLRFDFSHKKAVSLDELAKIEAICNKQIEESLAVYYKDVPLEKARTISSVRAVFGETYPDPVRVVSVGVPVEDLMEDPTNEKWTNYSVEFCGGTHVAKTSDIKFFVIIEESGIAKGIRRIVAVTGTEAFEVQRIANEFNSALDAAEKLPFSPAKEKKLKELGVELTQLSISVVTKNQLKAKFTKIEKVVKDEIKARAKKETKQTLDAVQTYFTENADATYFVKHINIPTNAKAITEAINYMKSSAKDKSIYLITGNDPTGRVAHGCYISNVALDKGVDGAGLAKTVSGIIGGKAGGKGNVFQGMGDKPDSIEKAISEIETALKEKL; from the coding sequence ATGACTATCGGTGATAAACAAAAATGGACAGCTGAAAATGTTCGTTCTACATTTTtagattattttaaatcaaacaATCATACTTTTGTTCCATCTTCTCCAGTTGTTCCATTCGATGACCcaactttattatttgccAATGCTGGTATGAATCAATATAAACCTATTTTCTTAGGTACTGTTGACCCATCCTCTGATTTCTATAGCTTGAAGCGTGCTTACAACTCTCAGAAATGTATTAGAGCTGGTGGTAAACATAATGATTTAGAAGATGTTGGTAGAGATTCTTATCATCATACTTTCTTTGAAATGTTGGGTAACTGGTCATTTGGTGATTATTTCAAAGAAGGTGCTATCACATTTGCTTGGAACTTATTAACCAAAGTATACAGCATTCCATCAGAAAGATTATACGTTACTTACTTTGAAGGTGATGCTTCTCAAGGTTTAGAACCAGATTTAGAAGCTAAGCAATTATGGCTAAATGCTGGTGTTCCAGAAGATCATATCTTACCAGGTGATACTCATGACAACTTCTGGGAAATGGGTGAACAAGGTCCATGTGGTCCATGTTCTGAAATCCATTATGATAGAATTGGTGGTAGAAACGCTTCTTCCTTGGTTAACCAAGATGATCCAGATGTATTGGAAATCTGGAATTTAGTTTTCATGCAATTTAACAGAGAATCTGACCATTCCTTAAAGAAGTTACCAGCTTGTCATGTCGATACTGGTATGGGTTTTGAAAGATTAGTTTCTGTCTTACAAGATGTTAGATCTAATTATGATACAGATGTCTTCCAACCTTTATTTACTCGTATTCAAGAAATTTGTAACGTTAGACCATATTCTGGTAAATTTGGTGCTGAAGACAAAGATGGTATTGATACTGCTTACAGAGTTTTGGCCGATCATGTCCGTACTTTGACTTTCTCTATTACTGATGGTGGTGttccaaataatgaagGTAGAGGTTATGTTTTGAGACGTATTTTAAGAAGAGGTGCTCGTTACGCTCGTAAATATATGAACTATCCAATTGGTAACTTCTTCTCTACTTTAGCCCCAACTTTAATTGGACAAGTTAAGGTCATCTTCCCAGAAGTCACCAAGGATCCATCTTTCTTGTACGAAAttttagatgaagaagaagctTCATTTGCCAAGACTTTAGATCGtggtgaaaaattatttgaaaaatacgTTGAGGCTGCTGCTCAATCAGGCACCAAAGTTTTAGATGGTAAACAAGTTTGGAGATTATATGATACTTATGGTTTCCCAGTTGATTTAACTGAATTGATGGCGGAAGAACATGGCTTAAAGATTGATGGTCCAGGCTTTGAAAAAGCTAAACAAGAATCATACGAAGCTTCCAAGAGAGGAGGTAAGAAAGAAGCTGATAacttaattaaattaaatgtcCACACCTTATCTCAATTAAATGAAGCTAAAGTACCAAAGACTGATGACAGTGCTAAATACGGTAACaaagatattgaaagtaccattttaaaaatcttCGATGGTAGTGAATTCGTCACTGAAATCAAAGAAATCGGTAAGAGTTATGGTATTATCTTAGATAAAACTTGTTTCTACGCTGAACAAGGTGGTCAAGAATACGATACTGGTAAATTGGTTATTGACGGTTCTTCTGAATTTAACGTTGAAAATGTTCAATTGTACAACGGTTTCGTTTTCCACACTGGTATTTTAGCCGATGGTTCTTTATCTGTTGGTGATAAAATTATCGCTTCTTTTGATGAATTACGTCGTTTCCCTATCAAAAACAACCATACTGGTActcatattttaaattttgctTTGAAAGAAACTCTAGGTGGTGAAGTTGATCAAAAGGGTTCTTTAGTTGCCCCAGAAAAGCTGAGATTTGATTTCTCTCACAAGAAAGCTGTTTCTTTAGATGAATTGGCTAAAATTGAAGCTATTTGTAATAAACAGATTGAAGAAAGTTTGGCTGTCTACTACAAAGATGTTCCATTAGAAAAAGCTAGAACTATTTCCTCTGTTCGTGCTGTTTTTGGTGAAACTTACCCAGATCCTGTTCGTGTTGTCTCTGTTGGTGTACCTGTTGAAGACCTAATGGAAGATCCAACCAACGAAAAGTGGACCAACTATTCTGTTGAGTTCTGTGGTGGTACCCATGTTGCTAAGACTAGTGATATTAAGTTCTTTGTCattattgaagaaagtGGTATTGCTAAGGgtattagaagaattgTTGCTGTTACTGGTACTGAAGCTTTTGAAGTCCAAAGAATTgctaatgaatttaattctGCATTAGATGCTGCGGAAAAGCTTCCATTTTCTCCAGCTaaggaaaagaaattaaaggaaTTAGGCGTTGAATTAACTCAATTATCTATTTCTGTTGTTActaaaaatcaattgaaagCTAAATTCACTAAGATCGAAAAAGTCGTTAAGGACGAAATCAAAGCAAGAGCTAAAAAGGAAACCAAACAAACATTGGATGCTGTCCAAACTTACTTCACTGAAAATGCAGATGCTACTTATTTCGTCAAGCATATCAATATTCCAACTAACGCCAAAGCTATTACTGAAGCCATTAACTACATGAAATCATCAGCTAAGGATAAATCTATCTATTTAATTACTGGTAATGATCCAACAGGCAGAGTTGCTCATGGTTGTTATATATCAAATGTTGCTCTTGATAAGGGTGTTGATGGTGCTGGATTAGCCAAGACTGTTTCTGGTATTATTGGTGGTAAGGCCGGTGGTAAAGGGAACGTATTCCAAGGTATGGGTGACAAGCCAGactcaattgaaaaagctATCTCTGAAATCGAAACTGcattgaaagaaaaattataa